The proteins below come from a single Cylindrospermopsis raciborskii Cr2010 genomic window:
- a CDS encoding cation:proton antiporter subunit C, producing the protein MMEACVLLTILLGFFGIIFKKNLVMKIISMDVMSTGVIAFYVFIASKAGLFTPILGEVKKGNYADPVPQAVILTAIVIGFSIQALMLVGVMKLAGDNPTLEIDEIEKNNAP; encoded by the coding sequence ATAATGGAAGCATGTGTGTTGCTAACAATATTGTTGGGATTTTTTGGGATAATTTTCAAAAAAAATCTAGTGATGAAGATCATCTCCATGGATGTGATGAGTACGGGGGTAATAGCCTTTTACGTCTTTATTGCATCCAAAGCAGGTTTATTTACTCCCATTCTTGGGGAAGTGAAAAAAGGTAATTATGCTGATCCTGTTCCCCAAGCAGTTATTTTAACAGCAATAGTTATTGGCTTTTCAATTCAAGCTCTGATGCTGGTGGGAGTAATGAAACTAGCTGGAGATAATCCTACCTTAGAAATTGATGAAATCGAGAAGAATAACGCCCCATAA
- a CDS encoding ATP-binding protein, giving the protein MFLMSTATEEKSVNFDLSTPLQLIGRSHEFELITNILLHDRDLLITGVPGSGRRTLVKIAAQEVGALILEIDCIRAIDGERLLQLFTETINHNWEVSKIETWVEQNGGELFIFNTETRLKLSHGLNDKKLWQAFVMLLDLLQNIANDLNRRVVLILQSFPHIRSWDRHNVWESTLRQEINSHPDVSYVILATIAETSHHQDEEKYAMEKIELAPLERDVMAVWAREVLEKQNLKFDRHSQALTIFLDAVQGSIGDAMALIHRLSSLQHEQGLIKEEKVRQVIEAMLRDLSITYESLLMLLPGNQIHLLECLAIDPTDKPQSKEYIQKHGLSRGGTLQGSLTGLQTKGLIYSAQQGYKLALPLLALWLKQRLN; this is encoded by the coding sequence ATGTTTCTAATGTCAACAGCTACGGAGGAGAAATCTGTTAACTTTGATTTATCTACCCCATTACAATTAATTGGTCGTTCTCACGAGTTTGAGCTTATTACAAACATACTTTTACATGATAGGGACTTATTAATCACGGGAGTACCTGGTAGTGGTAGAAGAACATTGGTTAAGATTGCAGCTCAAGAGGTAGGCGCTCTAATATTAGAAATAGACTGTATTCGTGCGATCGATGGAGAGAGACTACTGCAATTGTTCACAGAAACAATTAATCATAATTGGGAGGTGAGCAAAATTGAGACATGGGTGGAGCAAAATGGTGGAGAATTGTTTATTTTTAATACAGAAACTAGGCTCAAATTATCTCATGGTCTCAATGATAAAAAACTGTGGCAGGCATTTGTTATGCTATTGGACTTGTTGCAAAATATAGCCAACGATTTAAATCGAAGAGTGGTATTAATTTTGCAAAGTTTTCCCCATATTCGCTCTTGGGATCGTCATAATGTATGGGAATCTACCTTGAGACAAGAAATTAATAGTCATCCGGATGTGAGTTATGTTATATTAGCGACAATTGCCGAAACAAGCCATCATCAAGATGAGGAGAAGTATGCAATGGAAAAAATTGAATTAGCTCCTTTAGAAAGGGATGTTATGGCAGTTTGGGCCCGGGAAGTTTTGGAAAAACAAAATCTTAAATTTGATCGTCATTCTCAAGCACTAACCATATTTTTAGATGCGGTTCAGGGGAGCATTGGTGATGCGATGGCATTAATTCATAGACTATCGAGTTTACAACATGAACAAGGATTAATTAAAGAAGAAAAGGTCAGACAAGTAATAGAAGCAATGCTGAGGGATTTATCCATAACTTATGAATCTTTATTGATGTTACTACCCGGTAATCAGATTCACCTTTTAGAATGTTTAGCCATAGATCCCACAGACAAACCTCAAAGTAAAGAATATATTCAAAAACATGGACTTTCTCGAGGTGGAACTTTGCAAGGTTCCCTAACAGGACTACAGACTAAGGGTTTAATTTATAGTGCCCAACAGGGTTATAAATTAGCACTACCTCTATTAGCCTTATGGTTAAAACAAAGACTAAATTAA
- the ilvC gene encoding ketol-acid reductoisomerase has product MARMYYDEDANLDFLAGKTVAIIGYGSQGHAHALNLKDSGVNVIVGLYPGSKSIIKAEAAGLTVKNVADAAKAADLIMILLPDEVQKTIYTNEILPNLEAGNILAFAHGFNIHFGQIVPPGDVDVIMVAPKGPGHLVRRTYEQGQGVPALFAVYQNATGKARDRAMAYAKGIGGTRAGVLETTFREETETDLFGEQAVLCGGLSALIKAGFETLIEAGYQPELAYFECLHEVKLIVDLVVEGGLATMRDSISNTAEYGDYTRGPRVVTAQTKAEMKKILSEIQSGQFAREFVLENQAGKPGFTAMRRQEAEHPIEEVGKDLRAMFSWLKKA; this is encoded by the coding sequence ATGGCGCGTATGTATTATGATGAGGATGCCAACTTAGACTTTTTAGCGGGAAAAACCGTAGCTATTATTGGTTATGGTTCCCAAGGTCATGCCCACGCGCTAAACTTAAAGGATAGTGGTGTAAATGTCATTGTAGGTTTGTATCCTGGTAGCAAATCAATTATAAAAGCTGAAGCAGCTGGGTTAACCGTAAAAAACGTAGCTGATGCTGCTAAAGCTGCTGACCTAATCATGATATTATTACCTGATGAAGTACAAAAGACAATTTACACAAATGAAATCCTGCCTAATTTAGAAGCAGGAAATATTTTAGCCTTTGCTCACGGATTCAATATTCATTTTGGGCAGATTGTTCCCCCAGGGGATGTGGATGTAATTATGGTTGCACCTAAAGGTCCTGGTCATTTAGTCCGTCGTACCTACGAACAGGGACAAGGAGTTCCAGCCCTATTTGCCGTATATCAAAATGCTACAGGTAAAGCACGAGACCGAGCTATGGCCTATGCTAAAGGTATTGGTGGTACTAGGGCGGGTGTGTTAGAAACCACATTCCGGGAAGAAACCGAAACGGATTTATTTGGGGAACAAGCAGTATTGTGTGGTGGTTTGAGTGCATTAATTAAAGCAGGTTTTGAAACTCTAATCGAAGCTGGTTATCAACCAGAGTTGGCCTATTTTGAATGTTTACATGAGGTTAAACTGATCGTTGACTTAGTTGTTGAGGGTGGTTTAGCGACCATGCGTGATAGTATTTCTAATACCGCCGAATATGGAGACTATACTCGTGGTCCCCGGGTTGTAACTGCCCAAACCAAGGCTGAAATGAAAAAGATTCTCAGTGAAATTCAATCTGGACAGTTTGCACGGGAGTTTGTCTTAGAAAACCAAGCTGGCAAACCTGGTTTTACAGCCATGCGTCGTCAGGAAGCTGAACATCCCATTGAGGAAGTTGGCAAGGATTTACGCGCCATGTTTAGTTGGTTGAAGAAAGCTTAA
- a CDS encoding NAD(P)/FAD-dependent oxidoreductase, translated as MIESSSNTPPHHVVIVGGGFGGLYAAKALAKTNVNVTLIDRRNFHLFQPLLYQVATGALSPADISSPLRSILSKNKNTTVLLGEVSDINPEDQTVMVGGEAVPYHTLIVATGAKHSYFGKDNWEEFAPGLKTLEDAIEMRRRIFTAFEAAEKETDPAKRRALLTFVVVGGGPTGVELAGAIAELARKTLKEDFRNIDTSETRVLLLEGLDRVLPPFAPELSQTAADSLAELGVEVQTKTLVTNIEDDIVTIKQGDEVKTIAARTVLWAAGVSASPMGKVLMATTHVECDRAGRVMVEPDLSIKGYPNIFVVGDLANFCHQGGKPLPGVAPVAMQEGEYVAKLIKNRLLGEGTPSFNYMDRGSLAMIGQHSAVVDLGFIKIRGFLAWLFWLFIHIYFLIEFDNKLVVMIQWMWSYFTRSRRARLITGKEIIKHASDEEQANYKPLHAKQPMNV; from the coding sequence ATGATTGAATCTTCTAGCAATACCCCACCCCATCATGTGGTAATCGTAGGTGGTGGTTTTGGCGGACTATATGCGGCTAAAGCATTAGCTAAAACTAATGTGAATGTAACGCTAATAGATAGGCGGAACTTCCATTTGTTTCAACCTTTGCTTTACCAGGTGGCTACGGGGGCTTTATCCCCTGCGGATATTTCTTCTCCTTTGCGTTCCATCCTAAGTAAGAACAAAAATACTACGGTTTTATTGGGGGAAGTAAGTGATATTAACCCTGAAGATCAGACGGTGATGGTGGGAGGTGAAGCAGTTCCATACCACACCCTGATTGTGGCTACTGGTGCAAAGCATTCTTATTTTGGTAAGGATAACTGGGAGGAGTTTGCACCCGGGTTAAAAACCCTAGAGGATGCCATAGAAATGCGCCGACGGATTTTTACCGCCTTTGAAGCAGCAGAAAAGGAAACTGATCCAGCTAAACGGCGGGCTTTGTTGACTTTTGTGGTGGTTGGTGGTGGTCCCACCGGTGTGGAATTAGCTGGAGCTATTGCTGAATTGGCTAGAAAAACCCTGAAGGAGGATTTCCGCAATATTGATACCTCGGAAACTCGGGTTCTACTGTTGGAAGGTTTAGATAGGGTTCTTCCTCCCTTCGCACCGGAACTTTCCCAAACAGCGGCAGATTCTTTGGCGGAGTTAGGCGTGGAAGTGCAAACCAAAACTTTGGTCACTAATATTGAAGATGATATTGTTACTATTAAGCAGGGTGATGAGGTAAAAACAATTGCCGCTAGAACCGTATTGTGGGCAGCTGGTGTGAGTGCTTCACCTATGGGCAAGGTCTTAATGGCAACAACCCACGTCGAATGTGACCGCGCTGGTCGTGTTATGGTTGAACCAGATTTGAGTATTAAAGGATACCCAAATATCTTTGTTGTTGGCGATTTGGCTAACTTCTGTCATCAAGGTGGTAAACCTTTACCCGGTGTTGCACCTGTAGCTATGCAAGAGGGAGAATATGTAGCCAAGCTAATCAAAAACCGTCTCTTAGGAGAAGGGACTCCATCATTTAACTATATGGACAGGGGTAGTTTAGCTATGATTGGACAGCACTCGGCAGTTGTAGATCTGGGCTTTATTAAAATTAGGGGTTTCTTGGCTTGGTTGTTTTGGTTGTTTATTCATATATACTTCTTAATTGAGTTTGATAACAAGTTGGTTGTGATGATTCAGTGGATGTGGAGCTATTTTACTCGCAGTCGCAGAGCTAGACTAATCACTGGCAAGGAAATTATCAAACATGCTTCAGATGAAGAGCAAGCAAATTATAAGCCTTTGCATGCCAAGCAACCAATGAATGTTTAA
- a CDS encoding cation-transporting P-type ATPase, whose protein sequence is MAVHSASKIYHALSCSEIIENLKSNAQTGLCAEEVALRYEKYGRNELQFKPGKPEWLRFLLQFHQPLLYILLLAGTVKALLGSWINATVIWGVTVINAVIGYVQETKAEGAIASLSKVLTTETIVLREGQPMRIPARDLVPGDLVVLTSGDKVPADLRLLRVRNLQVDESALTGESVPVEKSIQIIPAEKPLAERQNMAYAGSFVTLGQGEGIVVATGNRTEVGEISRSMESRVSLSTPLTRKFEKFSHTLLYAILTLATFTFVVGLGHGKSWVNMFEVAVALAVSAIPEGLPAVVTIALAIGVNRMAKRNAIIRKLPAVEALGSATVICSDKTGTLTENQMTVQAIYAGGQHYRVSGGGYSPKGDITLVKDENQIAFEGKQTAPVLTDCLMAGVLCNDSRLKQMGTNWSVVGDPTEGALIAVAEKAGITQVQLTADKPRLDAIPFESDYQYMATLHNAESRIIYVKGSVEALLSRCTQMLDAQEQQIPLKPTQIKQEVETMTSQGLRVLAFAQKFLSSDQHTIDHEDIATDLVFLGLQGMIDPPRPEAIAAVHVCQSACIQVKMVTGDHIGTARAIAQRMGIKTAAGVIAFSGQQLAQMNEGEIKQAAAEGSVFARVTPFQKLQLVEALQAQGHIVAMTGDGVNDAPALKKADIGIAMGKNGTEVARESADMLLTDDNFASIEAAVEQGRTVYQNLRKAIAFLLPVNGGESMTILISSLLARELPILPLQVLWLNMINSITMTVPLAFEPISQGTMGQPPRNPNEGLLTSKLLGRIVLVSLFNWILIFGIFEWVKVQTANIVLARTMAIQALVAARMIYLISISQLGTSIVQYFRGRASGIPNVPILILGTTIATALQILFSQWSVMNVLFATAPLTSYQWLVCLLPILPMIPIAVLSNWIDPSSPPYLPKQIKLNGNRRDNL, encoded by the coding sequence ATGGCTGTACATTCCGCATCTAAAATTTATCATGCACTTTCTTGCTCTGAGATTATAGAAAATCTTAAGAGTAACGCACAGACTGGGTTATGCGCAGAAGAAGTGGCTCTACGCTATGAAAAGTATGGCCGGAACGAACTGCAATTTAAGCCGGGCAAACCAGAATGGTTAAGATTCTTACTACAGTTTCATCAACCACTTCTATACATTTTGCTACTAGCTGGAACCGTGAAGGCCCTTCTCGGTTCTTGGATAAATGCAACCGTCATCTGGGGAGTAACGGTGATCAATGCCGTTATTGGCTACGTGCAAGAAACCAAAGCAGAAGGAGCGATCGCCAGTCTATCCAAAGTCCTTACAACTGAAACCATTGTATTGCGAGAGGGGCAACCTATGAGGATTCCGGCCAGAGATCTGGTGCCTGGGGACTTAGTTGTGCTCACATCGGGGGATAAAGTCCCAGCGGATTTGAGATTATTGCGGGTTCGCAACTTACAGGTAGATGAATCAGCCTTAACGGGGGAGTCCGTTCCGGTTGAGAAATCAATCCAAATTATCCCGGCTGAGAAACCACTAGCTGAACGTCAAAACATGGCTTATGCCGGGAGTTTCGTTACCCTTGGCCAGGGAGAAGGCATTGTGGTGGCCACTGGCAATAGGACAGAGGTAGGAGAAATTTCCCGATCCATGGAAAGCAGAGTGAGTCTAAGTACGCCCCTGACCCGTAAATTTGAGAAATTCAGCCACACCTTGCTCTATGCTATCTTGACTTTGGCAACCTTCACCTTTGTAGTGGGACTGGGACATGGCAAGTCTTGGGTGAATATGTTTGAGGTGGCGGTAGCATTGGCAGTCAGCGCTATTCCTGAAGGACTGCCTGCTGTCGTGACCATTGCCTTGGCCATCGGAGTCAATCGTATGGCCAAACGCAATGCCATCATTCGCAAGTTACCAGCAGTGGAAGCGTTAGGTAGCGCGACGGTGATTTGTTCAGATAAAACTGGAACTTTAACAGAAAACCAGATGACCGTGCAGGCAATTTATGCGGGAGGTCAACACTATCGCGTCAGTGGTGGCGGTTATAGTCCAAAGGGTGATATTACTTTGGTCAAGGATGAGAATCAGATTGCCTTTGAGGGCAAACAAACCGCGCCCGTCTTAACAGATTGTTTAATGGCAGGGGTGTTATGTAACGACTCCCGGCTAAAACAAATGGGAACAAATTGGTCAGTAGTTGGTGATCCAACGGAAGGGGCCTTAATTGCTGTAGCGGAAAAAGCAGGGATCACTCAGGTGCAACTTACCGCCGACAAACCTCGATTGGATGCAATTCCGTTCGAATCTGATTATCAATACATGGCGACCCTGCACAATGCCGAGTCTCGGATCATTTATGTAAAAGGATCGGTAGAGGCTTTGCTGAGTCGTTGTACCCAAATGCTTGATGCCCAGGAGCAACAGATTCCCCTCAAACCTACCCAAATCAAACAAGAGGTCGAGACAATGACGAGTCAGGGTTTACGGGTGCTGGCCTTTGCTCAAAAATTCTTATCGTCGGATCAGCACACAATCGATCATGAGGATATTGCAACTGACCTGGTCTTTCTGGGTTTACAGGGCATGATTGATCCACCTCGTCCGGAGGCCATTGCTGCGGTTCATGTCTGTCAGTCAGCATGCATTCAAGTTAAGATGGTTACCGGTGATCACATTGGCACGGCACGGGCGATCGCACAACGAATGGGGATTAAAACTGCTGCTGGAGTAATTGCCTTTTCAGGGCAACAATTAGCTCAAATGAACGAAGGGGAAATCAAACAAGCAGCAGCTGAAGGTTCAGTGTTTGCCAGAGTTACCCCATTCCAAAAGCTGCAACTAGTAGAAGCACTCCAAGCCCAAGGCCATATCGTGGCAATGACTGGTGACGGTGTTAATGATGCCCCAGCCCTAAAAAAAGCTGATATTGGTATTGCAATGGGTAAAAATGGTACGGAAGTTGCACGGGAATCTGCTGACATGCTGTTGACTGACGATAATTTCGCTTCCATTGAAGCCGCAGTGGAACAAGGGCGGACTGTTTATCAAAATTTACGCAAAGCGATCGCCTTTCTACTACCCGTCAATGGCGGAGAATCTATGACTATTTTGATTAGTAGTTTGTTGGCAAGGGAATTGCCAATTTTACCCTTGCAGGTTCTGTGGTTGAATATGATTAACTCAATTACAATGACTGTTCCTCTAGCTTTCGAACCTATATCCCAAGGAACAATGGGACAGCCACCCCGCAACCCTAATGAAGGATTACTAACTTCAAAACTGCTCGGACGCATTGTGTTAGTGTCGCTGTTCAATTGGATTTTGATTTTCGGAATCTTTGAATGGGTCAAGGTTCAGACAGCAAATATAGTGCTGGCTCGCACCATGGCAATTCAAGCTCTGGTTGCAGCTCGAATGATCTATTTGATTAGCATCAGCCAACTGGGTACGAGTATTGTTCAGTATTTTCGTGGTCGAGCTAGTGGGATCCCTAATGTCCCGATTCTTATTCTAGGAACTACTATCGCAACAGCTCTACAAATTCTCTTTAGTCAGTGGAGTGTAATGAATGTCTTATTTGCTACAGCTCCTTTGACTTCGTACCAATGGCTGGTTTGCTTGCTACCGATACTACCCATGATCCCAATAGCAGTTCTGAGCAATTGGATTGATCCTTCCTCCCCGCCCTATCTCCCCAAACAAATAAAATTAAATGGGAATAGGCGGGATAACCTCTAA
- a CDS encoding class I SAM-dependent methyltransferase, which translates to MATIFRDLSYRYQWLYDSISSVAALTVGGEQRFRQLALQGLTINPDTRILDLCCGSGQATAFLVKLSHHVTGLDASPISLQRAKNNVPDATYIEAWAEDMPFEDNTFDVVHTSAALHEMEIEQRRKIIQEVNRVLKPGGIFTLVDLHPPTNPLFWPGLSLFFWLFETSTAWEWIKTDVVGLLKENGFDVGRPVLYAGGSLQVVKGVLGSSKL; encoded by the coding sequence ATGGCGACAATTTTTAGGGATTTGAGTTATCGTTACCAGTGGCTATATGATAGCATATCTAGTGTAGCTGCGTTAACCGTGGGTGGGGAGCAGCGTTTTCGTCAACTGGCTCTTCAAGGTTTAACAATAAACCCTGACACTCGGATTTTAGATCTATGTTGTGGTAGTGGTCAAGCCACTGCATTTTTAGTCAAGTTATCACACCATGTTACCGGATTAGACGCTTCCCCCATATCATTACAAAGAGCGAAAAATAACGTGCCAGATGCTACATATATAGAGGCATGGGCAGAAGATATGCCTTTTGAGGACAATACTTTTGATGTGGTACACACCAGTGCTGCTTTACACGAGATGGAAATTGAGCAACGGAGGAAAATTATCCAAGAGGTAAACAGGGTATTAAAACCAGGAGGAATTTTCACTTTAGTAGACCTTCATCCTCCCACTAATCCCCTATTTTGGCCAGGTTTATCATTATTCTTTTGGTTATTTGAAACTTCAACAGCTTGGGAGTGGATCAAAACAGATGTAGTCGGGTTACTAAAGGAAAATGGTTTTGATGTGGGCCGACCAGTATTATATGCTGGAGGTAGCCTACAGGTTGTCAAAGGGGTTTTAGGCAGTTCTAAATTGTAG
- the hemH gene encoding ferrochelatase, whose translation MSRVGVLLLNLGGPDKLEDVGPFLYNLFSDPEIIRLPFRWMQKPLAWFIATRRTKTSQANYRQIGGGSPLRRITEEQGEALKFQLHGMGKSATVYMGMRYWHPYTEEAIAQIGEDKIEKLVILPLYPQFSISTSGSSFRLLEKLWQENPQLQPPEYTVIASWYKQPGYLNAMVELINDQLHQFPHPEKVHIFFSAHGVPKSYVVEAGDPYQQEIEECTDLIMRTLNSTNNYTLAYQSRVGPVEWLQPYTEDALRELGAKGVRDLVVVPISFVSEHIETLQEIDIEYREIAHEAGIENFRRAAAPNTHPLFIEALAQLVVDALEKPSLKLSQVTQMRKKVKMYPQERWEWGLTTSAEVWNGRIAMLGFIALIIEIITGRGLLHAIGLL comes from the coding sequence ATGAGTCGTGTAGGCGTATTATTACTCAATCTTGGTGGACCTGACAAACTGGAAGATGTCGGGCCATTCTTGTATAACCTATTTTCAGATCCCGAAATTATTCGCCTACCATTTCGTTGGATGCAAAAGCCATTGGCATGGTTTATTGCCACGAGACGCACAAAAACTTCTCAGGCCAACTATCGGCAAATTGGTGGCGGTTCACCACTTAGACGCATTACTGAAGAACAGGGAGAGGCTTTAAAATTTCAACTCCATGGTATGGGTAAGTCAGCTACAGTCTACATGGGGATGCGTTATTGGCATCCCTATACAGAAGAGGCGATCGCCCAAATAGGGGAGGATAAAATTGAAAAGCTGGTAATTTTGCCATTATATCCCCAATTTTCCATTAGTACCAGTGGTTCTAGTTTCCGACTATTGGAAAAACTCTGGCAAGAAAATCCCCAACTTCAGCCACCAGAATATACGGTTATTGCTTCATGGTATAAGCAACCGGGCTATTTAAATGCCATGGTGGAGCTAATTAATGACCAGCTACATCAATTTCCCCATCCGGAGAAAGTGCATATCTTTTTTAGTGCCCATGGCGTACCCAAAAGTTATGTTGTGGAAGCTGGTGATCCCTATCAGCAAGAAATTGAAGAGTGTACAGACTTAATTATGCGAACTCTTAACAGTACAAACAACTATACTTTGGCTTATCAAAGTCGTGTTGGTCCTGTGGAGTGGTTGCAGCCATATACGGAAGACGCACTCAGAGAGTTAGGAGCTAAAGGGGTCAGAGATTTGGTGGTTGTACCCATTAGTTTTGTGTCTGAACACATAGAAACCCTGCAGGAGATAGATATTGAGTATCGGGAAATAGCTCATGAAGCAGGTATTGAGAATTTTAGACGTGCAGCTGCACCTAATACTCATCCACTGTTTATTGAAGCCTTGGCCCAATTGGTGGTTGATGCTTTGGAAAAGCCCAGTCTAAAATTATCTCAAGTTACCCAAATGAGGAAAAAGGTAAAAATGTACCCTCAAGAGCGTTGGGAATGGGGATTGACAACCAGTGCTGAGGTATGGAATGGTAGAATTGCCATGTTAGGTTTTATAGCTCTGATTATTGAAATAATTACCGGTAGGGGTTTACTTCACGCCATAGGACTCTTGTAG
- the purB gene encoding adenylosuccinate lyase — MIERYTLPEMGNLWSESYKLQTWLQVEIAVCEAQGELDYIPLAAVDEIKAKAKFDPKRVLEIEAEVRHDMIAFLTNVNEYVGDAGRYIHLGLTSSDVLDTALALQLVASLDLLCQKVENLIQAIRIKAHEHRYTVMIGRSHGIHAEPITFGFKLAGWLAEVLRHQERLQLLRKNVAVGKISGAVGTYANIEPRVEAIACAKLGLKPDTASTQVISRDIHAEFVQQLALLAASIERFAVEIRNLQKTDVLEVEEYFSKGQKGSSAMPHKRNPIRSERLTGMARLVRSHAGAALENVALWHERDISHSSVERVMLPDACILTDFMLHEIIDLITNLLVYPQNMARNLNCYGGVVFSQRVLLALIDKGTRREEAYAIVQQNAHIAWNNPEGNFRHLITQDLRVREKLSDSEIDACFDAKQHLKYLDQVYERLGI; from the coding sequence GTGATTGAGCGTTATACCTTGCCCGAAATGGGCAATCTGTGGAGTGAATCCTATAAGTTACAAACCTGGCTACAAGTGGAAATTGCTGTGTGTGAAGCTCAGGGCGAACTGGATTATATTCCCCTAGCAGCGGTGGATGAAATTAAGGCTAAAGCCAAGTTCGATCCTAAGCGAGTACTAGAAATTGAAGCAGAAGTTCGCCATGACATGATTGCTTTTCTCACTAATGTAAATGAATATGTAGGTGATGCAGGGCGTTATATTCATCTGGGCTTAACTAGCTCGGATGTCTTGGATACAGCATTAGCACTACAGTTAGTCGCTAGTTTGGATCTATTATGTCAAAAGGTGGAAAATCTCATCCAGGCAATTCGCATTAAGGCTCATGAACATCGTTATACTGTAATGATTGGGCGATCGCATGGGATTCACGCGGAACCAATTACCTTTGGATTTAAATTAGCTGGTTGGTTAGCTGAGGTTCTCCGACATCAGGAGCGGTTACAATTACTCAGGAAAAATGTTGCGGTGGGTAAAATATCGGGAGCGGTGGGAACCTATGCTAACATAGAACCACGTGTAGAGGCGATCGCCTGTGCAAAACTGGGACTCAAACCTGATACTGCTTCCACCCAAGTAATTTCTCGGGATATTCATGCTGAGTTTGTACAACAACTAGCTCTTTTAGCAGCTTCCATAGAACGCTTTGCCGTAGAAATTCGCAATTTACAAAAAACTGATGTTTTGGAGGTGGAAGAATACTTCTCCAAGGGACAAAAAGGCTCCAGTGCCATGCCACACAAACGCAATCCCATTCGTTCCGAAAGACTAACTGGTATGGCTAGACTAGTCAGAAGTCATGCGGGTGCAGCATTAGAAAACGTAGCTTTATGGCATGAAAGAGACATTTCTCACAGTTCTGTGGAGCGGGTGATGCTTCCTGACGCTTGTATATTAACTGACTTTATGCTCCATGAAATCATTGATTTAATCACTAATCTTTTGGTGTATCCACAAAACATGGCAAGAAACCTTAACTGCTATGGTGGAGTAGTGTTTAGTCAAAGAGTTTTACTGGCCTTAATAGACAAAGGAACTAGGCGAGAAGAAGCCTATGCCATAGTTCAACAAAATGCCCACATAGCGTGGAACAACCCAGAAGGTAACTTCCGTCACCTCATTACCCAAGATTTGCGTGTCCGAGAAAAATTATCTGACTCGGAAATAGATGCCTGCTTTGATGCAAAGCAGCACTTAAAATATTTAGATCAAGTGTATGAGCGATTAGGTATCTAG
- a CDS encoding homospermidine biosynthesis protein encodes MSKKQGKKIAPAPISSNISVVDLINNYFTAYNSARLREACKLLTEDIFQPGVTVGLSLSGAMTPAGFGVSALAPLIRHGYIDWMISTGANLYHDMHYGLGFDLFAGSPFLDDVKLREEGTIRIYDIIFGYDVLLETDAFIRKILQAEPFQKRMGTAEFHYLLGKYVREVEKQLGVENSCLLATAYEYGVPIYTSSPGDSSIGMNVAALALEGSKLVLDPAIDVNETAAIAYGAREGEGKSAAVILGGGSPKNFLLQTQPQIHEVLGLEERGHDFFVQFTDARPDTGGLSGATPAEAVSWGKIDPDELPSTIVCYTDSTIALPLITAYALNQGQPRSLKRLYDRREELLDTLQKDYLAAKQRVLVEA; translated from the coding sequence ATGTCAAAGAAACAAGGTAAAAAAATTGCACCCGCACCAATTTCATCGAATATTAGTGTAGTTGACTTAATTAATAACTACTTCACTGCTTATAATTCAGCTCGGTTAAGAGAGGCGTGTAAATTACTAACTGAGGATATATTCCAACCGGGTGTAACGGTGGGATTAAGTCTTTCTGGTGCTATGACACCAGCAGGATTTGGTGTTTCCGCTTTAGCTCCTTTAATTCGTCATGGTTATATCGACTGGATGATTAGCACCGGTGCCAATCTTTATCATGATATGCACTATGGTTTAGGTTTTGACCTGTTTGCAGGTAGTCCCTTTTTGGATGATGTTAAATTACGGGAAGAGGGAACAATCCGAATTTATGACATTATCTTCGGTTATGATGTGCTACTAGAAACTGATGCTTTTATTCGTAAAATATTGCAAGCAGAACCCTTTCAAAAGCGCATGGGAACGGCTGAATTTCACTACCTGCTTGGCAAATATGTACGAGAAGTGGAAAAGCAGTTGGGGGTAGAAAATTCCTGTCTCCTAGCTACAGCTTATGAATATGGCGTTCCTATTTATACTTCTTCTCCCGGTGATAGTTCTATAGGGATGAATGTAGCAGCCTTGGCGTTAGAGGGTTCAAAGCTGGTATTAGATCCAGCTATTGATGTAAATGAAACTGCGGCTATTGCTTACGGAGCAAGGGAAGGAGAGGGGAAAAGTGCAGCGGTGATTCTGGGTGGTGGAAGTCCCAAAAACTTTCTCCTTCAGACCCAACCACAAATTCACGAAGTCCTGGGTTTAGAAGAAAGAGGACATGATTTCTTTGTTCAATTTACAGATGCACGTCCAGATACTGGTGGATTGTCTGGTGCAACTCCAGCAGAAGCGGTGAGTTGGGGTAAAATAGATCCTGACGAGTTGCCCAGTACAATAGTTTGTTACACTGATAGTACAATTGCCCTGCCTTTGATTACGGCATACGCATTAAATCAGGGTCAACCACGATCTCTAAAACGATTATACGACAGACGAGAAGAGTTATTAGACACCTTACAAAAAGACTATTTGGCAGCAAAACAGCGTGTTCTAGTGGAAGCATAA